The genomic segment GAACGGGCGTGGTCGAGCGCGGCCTGCATGACACCGCCACCGTGGCGGCGCGTGTGTACATAGCGGACCCGACGTCCAGGCTCGACCGCCGCGGTGCGTTCGTTGACGGCGAAGTCATGACTGCACGGTCATGTCGGAATCGTGCGACGGACGATCGGGAAGATCCTCGCTCGGCCTGGTGCGGCTCGGCGTGCTCGTGCAGCGGCTTCGCGCAAAACACCAGGACCGGCTCGCTACTGCGCGCGGGTGATGTCGGTCGTCAGGCCTGCTCGCGCAGCACGCGCGTGATGGGGACCTCAAGCCTGCTCGCGCAGCACGCGCTTGAGCACCTTTCCCGTGGGATTGCGCGGCAGCTCGGGCAGGAACACGATCTCTCGCGGGATCTTGTAGCGCGCCAGATGGTCGCGCACGTACTGCTTGAGGTCCTCGGCGCTGACGTTGTTGCCGTTGCGCAGCACGACGAACGCCTTCAGGCGCTGGCCGAATTCCTGGTCGGGCACGCCGAGCACGGCGGCCTCGTGCACCGCCGGATGATCGCAAAGCAGATCCTCGACCTCGCGCGGGAAGACGTTCTCGCCTCCGGAGATGATCATGTCGTCGTCGCGGCCCTCGACGAACAGCAATCCGTTCTCGTCGAAACGCCCGACGTCGCCCGAGGACATGAGGCCCTGGATGACCTCCTTGTTGCCGCCGCCGGTGTAGCCCTCGAACTGATTGTCGTTGCCGACGAAGATTCGGCCGGTCTTGTTGGGGCCCACGACCTCGCGCCCCTCGGCGTCGAACAGCTTGACGATGGTGCCGCGCGGCGCGCGGCCGGCGGTGCCCGGCGCCGAGCGAAGCTCGTCGGGCATGGCGATAGTCGCCTGCGCGACCTCGGTGGATCCGTAGAAGTTGTAGAGATTGTCGCCGAACGTATCCATCCATCGCAGCGCCAGCTCGCCCGGCAGTGCCGAGCCGCTCGCCGCCACCACACGAAGAGAGCGCGTGTTGTACTTGCGGATCACCTCCGGCGGCAGCGCCAGGATCCGCTGCAGCATCACGGGCACGACCGCGAGCACATCGGGACGGTGCTCGTGAATGGTCCGAAGCGTGTCTTCCGGATCGAAGCGGCGCCGCAGGATCACCGTGCACGACAGGATCGACGACAGCATCAGGTGCGCGCCGCCCCAGGAATGGAACGTCGGCGCGGCGATGAAGCTCTTCTCTTCCATGCGCAGCGGCATACGACCGAGAAGGCCGACGAGCGTATCCAGGCTCGTCCGCCGCGGCGGTCGCTGCGCGCCTTTGGGCGTGCCGGTGGTGCCCGAGGTCAGGATGGTGGTGCGGCCATGCTTCGCGGGTGCCGGCAGCTCCGAGGAATCGTGAGTTCGCGTCAGCTCCTCGAGCGTCGGGTACGGGCTGGTTCCCTCCGCCAGCGTGACGAAACGCTTGCGGTTGCCGGCGCCGGCGCTGACGATCGGCTCGAACTCCTCATCGTACAGGACGATCTGCGACTGCTCGCGCTCGAGCACCTCGCTCAGCTGCGGCGCCGCAAAGCCGGTGTTGAGCAGCATCGTGTTGGCGCCGATCTTGTTCAGCGCGATCATGGCCTCGACGAAGCCGCGATGGTTGCGCGCGAACAGGCCCACTCCATCGCCGCATCGGACGCCCGCCGCCATCAGACCGCGCGCGATCGAGTTGCTGCGCCGGTCGATCTCGCCGAACGTCAGCGGCGCGCCGACCTCGTCGACCAGGCCCACGTCGTTGG from the Candidatus Limnocylindrales bacterium genome contains:
- a CDS encoding AMP-binding protein; amino-acid sequence: MSTRGTGQGGTLQRTLEVFQVLGDVGLLWPPVLMGLGKAMGKWGSTVAGGVAASAARRPNDVGLVDEVGAPLTFGEIDRRSNSIARGLMAAGVRCGDGVGLFARNHRGFVEAMIALNKIGANTMLLNTGFAAPQLSEVLEREQSQIVLYDEEFEPIVSAGAGNRKRFVTLAEGTSPYPTLEELTRTHDSSELPAPAKHGRTTILTSGTTGTPKGAQRPPRRTSLDTLVGLLGRMPLRMEEKSFIAAPTFHSWGGAHLMLSSILSCTVILRRRFDPEDTLRTIHEHRPDVLAVVPVMLQRILALPPEVIRKYNTRSLRVVAASGSALPGELALRWMDTFGDNLYNFYGSTEVAQATIAMPDELRSAPGTAGRAPRGTIVKLFDAEGREVVGPNKTGRIFVGNDNQFEGYTGGGNKEVIQGLMSSGDVGRFDENGLLFVEGRDDDMIISGGENVFPREVEDLLCDHPAVHEAAVLGVPDQEFGQRLKAFVVLRNGNNVSAEDLKQYVRDHLARYKIPREIVFLPELPRNPTGKVLKRVLREQA